Proteins encoded in a region of the Gemmatimonadales bacterium genome:
- the metK gene encoding methionine adenosyltransferase yields MSNERRWLFTSESVTEGHPDKIADQISDAVLDAIIAKDAAARVACETFVTTGMAVVGGEITTETYVNIPDIVRGTVEAIGYTDASYGFDAETCAVLTSIDRQSPDIKQGVDTGGAGDQGMMFGYACDETRELMPLPIQLAHALTHRLAAVRKAGKLPWLRPDGKSQVTIEYEGDRPKRVHTVVVSTQHAPTIGHEELKAEVIEHVINPVVSEYVAGEQPIYHINPTGRFVVGGPQGDAGLTGRKIIVDTYGGYARHGGGAFSGKDPSKVDRSGAYAARWVAKNVVAAGLARRCEVQVAYAIGVREPVSLLVDTFGTGTVPDEVLERAVREQFDLVPRAIIEALDLRKPIYKATAAYGHFGRKPVKASVEETEVELFTWERTDRAAELADTAKRMAGVARPASR; encoded by the coding sequence TTGAGTAACGAGCGACGCTGGCTCTTCACCTCGGAGTCGGTCACCGAGGGTCATCCGGACAAGATCGCCGACCAGATCTCGGATGCGGTGCTCGACGCGATCATCGCCAAGGACGCCGCGGCCCGGGTCGCGTGCGAGACGTTCGTGACCACCGGGATGGCCGTCGTGGGCGGCGAGATCACCACCGAGACCTACGTTAACATCCCGGACATCGTGCGCGGCACGGTCGAGGCGATCGGCTACACCGACGCGTCGTACGGCTTCGACGCGGAGACCTGTGCGGTCCTGACCAGCATCGACCGGCAGTCGCCGGACATCAAGCAGGGCGTGGACACGGGCGGCGCCGGCGACCAGGGGATGATGTTCGGCTACGCGTGCGACGAGACCAGGGAGCTGATGCCGCTCCCGATCCAGCTGGCGCACGCGCTGACCCACCGGCTCGCCGCGGTGCGCAAGGCGGGCAAGCTCCCGTGGCTCAGGCCCGACGGCAAGTCGCAGGTCACGATCGAGTACGAGGGCGACCGGCCCAAGCGGGTGCACACCGTGGTGGTCTCGACGCAGCACGCGCCGACCATCGGGCACGAGGAGCTCAAGGCCGAGGTCATCGAGCACGTGATCAATCCGGTCGTGTCCGAGTACGTCGCGGGCGAGCAGCCGATCTACCACATCAACCCGACCGGCCGGTTCGTGGTCGGGGGGCCGCAGGGCGACGCGGGACTCACCGGCCGCAAGATCATCGTGGACACCTACGGCGGGTACGCGCGGCACGGCGGCGGCGCGTTCAGCGGGAAGGACCCCTCCAAGGTGGACCGCTCGGGCGCGTACGCGGCGCGGTGGGTGGCGAAGAACGTGGTGGCCGCCGGCCTGGCGCGCCGCTGCGAGGTGCAGGTGGCCTACGCCATCGGCGTGCGCGAGCCGGTCTCGCTGCTGGTGGACACCTTCGGCACCGGCACCGTGCCGGACGAGGTGCTCGAGCGGGCGGTGCGCGAGCAGTTCGACCTGGTGCCGCGCGCGATCATCGAGGCGCTGGACCTCCGCAAGCCGATCTACAAGGCCACGGCCGCCTACGGCCACTTCGGCCGCAAGCCGGTGAAGGCATCGGTCGAGGAGACCGAGGTCGAGCTGTTCACCTGGGAGCGCACCGACCGCGCCGCCGAGCTGGCCGACACCGCGAAGCGGATGGCGGGCGTGGCGCGCCCGGCCAGCCGCTAG
- the ptsP gene encoding phosphoenolpyruvate--protein phosphotransferase produces MPHRVIKGIAVSPGVAVGPALVVRWEAPAVPDVTIRPDQVAAQARRLEEAMAYARERIGRSRARAAERAGEEEARIFDAQLMMLEDHDLRAGVDRLIKDNHFSAERAFQLKMLEWRGLWSTTGSATLRERLADLTDVEILVLSHLLGVEEPALEHASPEAPVVLVARDLTPALTVQLDRDAVLAIACEEGTRTSHAAILAHSIGIPAVMALPEVLERVSTGDTVVLDGWAGTLQVEPSEATMEAARRRDRQRRELERDLEAGSELPAQTTDGAVLAVRANLDLPEELEGALRHRAEGIGLMRTEFLVQGRGQMPTEDEQAELYRRIGTAFAPHPVVVRTFDLGGDKFPAPFKRTNEGNPMLGWRAIRVCLDQPEIFRPQIRAILRAAAHARLKMMLPLVTRVDEVLRTRELVAEEARALHKSGIESATSVPIGIMVETPAAAIVADRLAEVADFLSVGTNDLVQYTLAVDRGNARLAERFNPHHPAILRLLAAVARAARAANREVSVCGEMAADPVSVYLLVGLGYRVLSVASPSLPLVKWMVRQISARDAASCAEAALELPTTDEVNAFARRTVGSVVDLRLLDPSSPLPARARRASFRR; encoded by the coding sequence ATGCCGCACCGGGTCATCAAGGGAATCGCGGTGTCGCCGGGCGTGGCCGTGGGACCGGCGCTGGTGGTGCGCTGGGAAGCCCCGGCCGTGCCCGACGTCACGATCCGCCCGGACCAGGTGGCGGCCCAGGCGCGCCGGCTGGAGGAGGCGATGGCGTACGCGCGCGAGCGCATCGGGCGCTCGCGGGCCCGGGCCGCGGAGCGGGCGGGCGAGGAGGAGGCCCGCATCTTCGACGCGCAGCTGATGATGCTCGAGGACCACGACCTCCGCGCGGGCGTGGACCGGCTGATCAAGGACAACCACTTCTCGGCCGAGCGGGCGTTCCAGCTCAAGATGCTGGAGTGGCGCGGGCTGTGGAGCACCACGGGCAGCGCGACGCTGCGCGAGCGGCTGGCCGACCTCACCGACGTCGAGATCCTGGTCCTCTCGCACCTGCTCGGGGTCGAGGAGCCGGCCCTGGAGCACGCGAGCCCGGAGGCGCCGGTGGTGCTGGTGGCGCGCGACCTGACGCCGGCCCTGACGGTGCAGCTGGACCGCGACGCCGTGCTGGCCATCGCGTGCGAGGAGGGCACGCGGACCTCCCACGCCGCGATCCTCGCCCACTCGATCGGCATCCCCGCGGTGATGGCCCTGCCCGAGGTGCTCGAGCGGGTCTCCACCGGCGACACGGTGGTGCTCGACGGCTGGGCCGGGACGCTGCAGGTCGAGCCGTCGGAAGCGACCATGGAGGCGGCGCGCCGGCGCGACCGCCAGCGGCGCGAGCTGGAGCGCGACCTGGAGGCGGGCTCGGAGCTGCCGGCGCAGACCACGGACGGCGCCGTGCTGGCCGTGCGCGCGAACCTCGACCTGCCCGAGGAGCTGGAGGGCGCGCTGCGCCACCGCGCCGAGGGCATCGGCCTGATGCGGACGGAGTTCCTGGTCCAGGGCCGCGGGCAGATGCCCACCGAGGACGAGCAGGCGGAGCTGTACCGGCGCATCGGGACGGCGTTCGCGCCGCATCCGGTCGTGGTGCGCACCTTCGACCTCGGCGGCGACAAGTTCCCGGCGCCGTTCAAGCGGACGAACGAGGGCAACCCGATGCTCGGCTGGCGCGCGATCCGGGTGTGCCTGGACCAGCCGGAGATCTTCCGCCCGCAGATCCGGGCGATCCTGCGGGCGGCGGCGCACGCGCGGCTCAAGATGATGCTCCCGCTGGTGACCCGGGTGGACGAGGTGCTGCGGACCCGCGAGCTGGTGGCCGAGGAGGCCCGCGCGCTCCACAAGAGCGGGATCGAGTCGGCCACGAGCGTGCCGATCGGAATCATGGTCGAGACGCCGGCGGCGGCGATCGTGGCCGACCGGCTGGCGGAGGTCGCGGACTTCCTCTCGGTCGGGACGAACGACCTGGTGCAGTACACGCTGGCGGTGGACCGGGGGAACGCGCGGCTGGCCGAGCGCTTCAATCCGCACCATCCGGCGATCCTGCGGCTGCTGGCGGCGGTGGCGCGGGCGGCGCGCGCGGCCAACCGGGAGGTGTCGGTGTGCGGCGAGATGGCCGCCGACCCCGTGTCGGTGTACCTGCTGGTGGGTCTCGGCTACCGGGTGCTGTCGGTGGCGTCGCCGAGCCTGCCGCTGGTGAAGTGGATGGTGCGCCAGATCAGCGCGCGGGACGCGGCGTCGTGCGCGGAAGCGGCGCTGGAGCTGCCCACCACCGACGAGGTGAACGCGTTCGCGCGGCGCACCGTCGGGAGCGTCGTGGACCTGCGGCTCCTCGACCCTTCGTCCCCGTTGCCAGCCCGTGCACGCCGGGCTAGCTTCCGCCGTTAG
- a CDS encoding HPr family phosphocarrier protein — translation MERSAPIVNRLGLHARPAAEFVKVANRFRAHIVVKKDDLEVNGKSIMGMMMLAAECGSALLIRADGDDAEAAVEALLALVAAGFGED, via the coding sequence GTGGAGCGGTCGGCCCCGATCGTCAACCGGCTCGGCCTGCACGCGCGGCCGGCGGCGGAGTTCGTGAAGGTCGCCAACCGGTTCCGCGCGCACATCGTGGTGAAGAAGGACGACCTGGAGGTCAACGGCAAGAGCATCATGGGGATGATGATGCTGGCGGCCGAGTGCGGGAGCGCGCTGCTGATCCGCGCCGACGGCGACGACGCCGAGGCGGCGGTGGAGGCGCTCCTGGCGCTGGTGGCAGCGGGGTTCGGGGAGGACTGA
- a CDS encoding PTS system mannose/fructose/sorbose family transporter subunit IID, protein MTPSDRAPGFRSALVRLFTIQAAFTYERMLGVGFAFAVEPMLRALGRSPGQEGPAAYRAALARQARFFNAHPYLAALAVGAAARAEADGAPPERIERLRSALIGPLGSLGDRLVWAGWLPACAAVGLLLVACSAGAWAVVVFLVLYNVVHVWLRVWGLRRGWRAGMSVAGALAAPGLQRSLELVAPVAALVVGAALPALLGWYPFRARWEVPAAAAAAVLFAEAARLLQGRATGLVTAALVLAVVVGVGVLW, encoded by the coding sequence GTGACGCCCTCCGACCGGGCCCCGGGCTTCCGCTCGGCCCTGGTGCGCCTGTTCACGATCCAGGCGGCGTTCACCTACGAGCGGATGCTGGGCGTGGGGTTCGCCTTCGCGGTCGAGCCGATGCTGCGGGCGCTGGGCCGGAGCCCGGGCCAGGAGGGGCCGGCGGCGTACCGTGCCGCGCTGGCGCGGCAGGCGCGCTTCTTCAACGCGCACCCGTACCTCGCCGCGCTGGCGGTGGGGGCGGCGGCGCGGGCGGAGGCGGACGGCGCGCCGCCCGAGCGGATCGAGCGGCTGCGGTCCGCGCTCATCGGCCCCCTGGGCTCGCTGGGCGACCGGCTGGTCTGGGCCGGGTGGCTGCCGGCCTGCGCGGCGGTCGGGCTGCTCCTGGTGGCGTGCTCCGCCGGGGCCTGGGCCGTGGTCGTGTTCCTGGTGCTCTACAACGTGGTGCACGTGTGGCTGCGGGTGTGGGGCCTCAGGCGGGGGTGGCGCGCGGGGATGAGCGTGGCCGGCGCGCTCGCGGCGCCGGGCCTGCAGCGCTCGCTCGAGCTGGTCGCGCCGGTCGCGGCCCTGGTCGTGGGCGCGGCGCTGCCGGCCCTGCTCGGCTGGTACCCGTTCCGGGCGCGGTGGGAGGTGCCCGCTGCGGCCGCCGCGGCGGTCCTGTTCGCCGAGGCCGCGCGGCTCCTGCAGGGACGGGCCACCGGCCTGGTGACGGCGGCGCTGGTGCTGGCCGTGGTGGTGGGCGTGGGGGTGCTGTGGTAG
- a CDS encoding PTS sugar transporter subunit IIC, producing MTGASVAAVLGVGAVAGLDLVSVPQAMIGRPLVAGFLGGAVVGGPMAGLATGAVLELFAFESLPVGASRYPDWGPAAAAAGALAALRGGVWDPAWMAGIMVVALLAAWLGGLGLIAVRRLNAAQLRRRELALDRGDARALAALQVGGIVRDLLRAGALTGVTLAVGERVARHVAQGWRAPRELADVAVLGTALGVALWSAYRLFGQGTPRRFLAGGAVAGVALAAGLLAW from the coding sequence GTGACCGGCGCGAGCGTCGCGGCCGTGCTCGGCGTCGGGGCCGTGGCGGGGCTCGACCTGGTCAGCGTGCCGCAGGCGATGATCGGCCGGCCGCTGGTGGCGGGCTTCCTCGGCGGCGCGGTGGTCGGCGGGCCCATGGCGGGCCTCGCCACGGGCGCGGTCCTGGAGCTGTTCGCCTTCGAGTCCCTGCCGGTGGGCGCGTCCCGCTACCCGGACTGGGGTCCGGCAGCGGCGGCGGCCGGGGCGCTGGCCGCGTTGCGCGGGGGGGTGTGGGACCCCGCGTGGATGGCCGGCATCATGGTGGTGGCGCTCCTGGCGGCGTGGCTCGGCGGCCTGGGGCTGATCGCGGTGCGGCGGCTCAACGCGGCGCAGCTGCGGCGGCGCGAGCTGGCGCTGGACCGCGGCGACGCGCGCGCGCTGGCCGCGCTGCAGGTCGGGGGCATCGTGCGCGACCTGCTGCGCGCCGGGGCCCTGACCGGCGTCACCCTCGCCGTGGGCGAGCGGGTGGCACGCCACGTGGCGCAGGGCTGGCGCGCCCCGCGGGAGCTGGCCGACGTGGCGGTGCTGGGCACCGCCCTCGGCGTGGCGCTGTGGAGCGCGTACCGCCTGTTCGGACAGGGGACGCCGCGGCGCTTCCTGGCGGGCGGCGCGGTGGCGGGCGTGGCGCTCGCGGCCGGACTGCTGGCGTGGTGA
- a CDS encoding PTS sugar transporter subunit IIB has product MSVVLYRIDDRLIHGQVVVGWGQRLGIGFIVLVDEGVRANVWEQELYRMGVPPAMDVVFATVAEAAGHAAEWERDPRKGIVLTGDVDTMAALCAAVPEVRKVNVGGIHAREGRTERLRYVFLTEAEAARLRELAGRGVEVTAQDVPTAKPVPVAELV; this is encoded by the coding sequence GTGAGCGTGGTGCTGTACCGCATCGACGACCGCCTGATCCACGGGCAGGTGGTCGTGGGCTGGGGACAGCGGCTGGGCATCGGCTTCATCGTGCTGGTGGACGAGGGCGTGCGCGCCAACGTGTGGGAGCAGGAGCTGTACCGCATGGGCGTGCCGCCGGCGATGGACGTGGTGTTCGCCACCGTCGCGGAGGCGGCCGGGCACGCGGCCGAGTGGGAGCGCGACCCGCGCAAGGGCATCGTGCTCACCGGCGACGTGGACACGATGGCGGCGCTGTGCGCCGCGGTGCCGGAGGTGCGCAAGGTGAACGTCGGCGGCATCCACGCGCGCGAGGGGCGGACCGAGCGGCTGCGCTACGTGTTCCTGACCGAGGCCGAGGCGGCGCGGCTGCGCGAGCTCGCCGGCCGGGGCGTCGAGGTCACCGCGCAGGACGTGCCGACGGCGAAGCCGGTGCCCGTCGCGGAGCTGGTGTGA
- the hprK gene encoding HPr(Ser) kinase/phosphatase, whose amino-acid sequence MRDLIEQRADTLQLEVLTGDAGLDRVIPSAEVSNPGLVLAGYTARFTPDRVYVLGETEISYLFALPAAERRQRILSLCQLGCPCLFVTKGLEVPPELAELGRANGVAVIRTSLKTSEFYNRLKPFLEEVFAAQTAIHGSLADVYGVGLLFLGRSGIGKSECVLDLVERGHRVVADDVVLVRRLGHDVLIGRGHEHQHHFMEIRGIGLIDIAALFGIRAVRQQKRIEVVVQLEDWDSAAPYERTGLDGDETTVLDVKLPRVVVPLNPGKNITVIAEVVAMRHLLKYSGVDSAREFNERLIGRMQEQRQIREYLEEDYE is encoded by the coding sequence TTGCGTGACCTGATCGAGCAGCGCGCGGACACGCTGCAGCTCGAGGTGCTGACCGGGGACGCGGGCCTGGACCGCGTCATCCCCTCGGCCGAGGTATCGAACCCGGGGCTGGTGCTGGCGGGCTACACCGCGCGCTTCACCCCGGACCGCGTGTACGTGCTGGGCGAGACGGAGATCTCGTACCTGTTCGCCCTGCCGGCGGCGGAGCGGCGGCAGCGCATCCTGTCGCTGTGCCAGCTGGGGTGCCCCTGCCTGTTCGTGACCAAGGGGCTCGAGGTGCCGCCCGAGCTCGCCGAGCTCGGGCGCGCCAACGGCGTCGCCGTGATCCGCACGTCGCTCAAGACGTCGGAGTTCTACAACCGCCTCAAGCCGTTCCTCGAGGAGGTCTTCGCGGCGCAGACCGCGATCCACGGCTCGCTGGCGGACGTGTACGGGGTGGGGCTGCTGTTCCTGGGGCGCTCGGGCATCGGCAAGAGCGAGTGCGTGCTGGACCTGGTCGAGCGCGGGCACCGCGTGGTGGCCGACGACGTGGTGCTGGTGCGCCGGCTGGGCCACGACGTGCTGATCGGCCGCGGGCACGAGCACCAGCACCATTTCATGGAGATCCGCGGCATCGGGCTGATCGACATCGCGGCCCTGTTCGGGATCCGCGCCGTGCGGCAGCAGAAGCGCATCGAGGTGGTGGTGCAGCTGGAGGACTGGGACAGCGCCGCGCCCTACGAGCGCACCGGTCTCGACGGCGACGAGACCACCGTCCTCGACGTGAAGCTCCCGCGGGTGGTGGTGCCGCTGAACCCCGGGAAGAACATCACGGTCATCGCCGAGGTGGTGGCGATGCGGCACCTGCTCAAGTACTCGGGCGTGGACTCCGCGCGCGAGTTCAACGAGCGGCTGATCGGCCGGATGCAGGAGCAGCGCCAGATCCGCGAGTACCTGGAAGAGGACTATGAGTGA
- a CDS encoding HPF/RaiA family ribosome-associated protein, with protein sequence METTITTRHGEIAEALRLRVERVVERLARLARRPTAAHVTFGQDHQRATAEVRLTAARGMVHVASADAPDHRTALDRAAQKLRRQLDKQEANPRRRAGSARR encoded by the coding sequence ATGGAGACGACGATCACCACCCGCCACGGCGAGATCGCGGAGGCGCTGCGGCTGCGCGTCGAGCGCGTCGTGGAGCGCCTGGCGCGGCTCGCGCGCCGGCCCACGGCGGCGCACGTCACCTTCGGGCAGGACCACCAGCGGGCCACCGCCGAAGTCCGGCTCACGGCGGCGCGCGGAATGGTGCACGTGGCCAGCGCCGACGCGCCGGACCACCGCACGGCCCTCGACCGCGCCGCGCAGAAGCTGCGGCGCCAGCTCGACAAGCAGGAAGCCAACCCCCGCCGGCGGGCGGGCAGCGCGCGGAGGTAG
- a CDS encoding glycosyltransferase family 4 protein — translation MKLLVVNWRDRTNPQAGGAEVHLHEIFGRVAARGHEVHLLASRYPGAAADATLDGMAVHRVAGEYGFAARGRRAFAALARALRPDVVVEDVNKVPLYLPLRWRGPLVLLVPHLFGTTAFREVAWPVALAVWAAERPMPAVYRRAAVHAISDSTRDDLVRRGFAREAIRVIYPGVDAAHYAPAAGVARAGRPRFLYVGRLKRYKAVETAIAALALLRRSAAPDAELVIAGSGDDRARLERLAAGGSGVTFLGRVSEEAKLALYREAWAVVFPSPKEGWGITNLEAAGCGTPAVASDSPGLRESVRHGETGLLVPHGDAGAMAAALGELVRDAALRERLGRGARAFAESLSWDRAARETEAHLEAAAAAGPRGQERG, via the coding sequence GTGAAGCTCCTGGTGGTCAACTGGCGCGACCGGACGAATCCGCAGGCCGGCGGCGCCGAGGTGCATCTCCACGAGATCTTCGGCCGCGTCGCGGCGCGCGGCCACGAGGTGCACCTGCTGGCCAGCCGGTATCCCGGCGCCGCGGCCGACGCGACGCTCGACGGGATGGCCGTGCACCGGGTGGCGGGGGAGTACGGCTTCGCCGCGCGCGGCCGGCGGGCGTTCGCCGCGCTGGCGCGCGCGCTGCGGCCGGACGTCGTGGTCGAGGACGTCAACAAGGTCCCGCTCTACCTGCCGCTGCGGTGGCGGGGACCGCTGGTGCTGCTGGTGCCGCACCTGTTCGGGACCACGGCGTTCCGGGAAGTCGCGTGGCCGGTGGCCCTGGCGGTGTGGGCGGCCGAGCGGCCGATGCCCGCCGTGTACCGCCGCGCGGCGGTGCACGCGATCAGCGACAGCACGCGCGACGACCTGGTGCGGCGCGGCTTCGCGCGCGAGGCGATCCGGGTCATCTACCCGGGGGTGGACGCGGCGCACTATGCGCCGGCCGCGGGGGTCGCCCGGGCCGGCCGGCCGCGGTTCCTGTACGTGGGGCGGCTGAAGCGGTATAAGGCGGTGGAGACGGCCATCGCCGCCCTGGCGCTGCTGCGCCGCTCCGCGGCCCCGGACGCCGAGCTGGTGATCGCCGGGAGCGGCGACGACCGGGCGCGGCTCGAGCGGCTGGCGGCCGGCGGGAGCGGCGTGACGTTCCTCGGGCGCGTGAGCGAGGAGGCGAAGCTGGCGCTGTACCGGGAGGCGTGGGCGGTGGTGTTCCCGTCGCCCAAGGAGGGCTGGGGCATCACCAACCTCGAGGCCGCCGGGTGCGGGACGCCGGCCGTGGCCTCGGACAGCCCCGGGCTGCGGGAGTCGGTGCGGCACGGCGAGACCGGGCTCCTGGTCCCGCACGGCGACGCCGGCGCGATGGCGGCCGCGCTCGGCGAGCTGGTCCGGGACGCCGCCCTGCGCGAACGGTTGGGACGCGGGGCGCGCGCGTTCGCGGAGTCGTTGAGCTGGGATCGCGCGGCCCGCGAAACGGAAGCCCACCTCGAAGCCGCCGCGGCCGCAGGGCCGCGCGGCCAGGAGCGCGGTTGA
- the nusB gene encoding transcription antitermination factor NusB: MAIRPETRTRALALQLLYAWDQVAEPAADPRPVWARVLPLVKASPAVRDRAVGLAEAVVGARARLDPALERAADRWRLERVAVVDRNLLRLAALELETRVTPPKVVIDEAVRLARWFGGPKSPGFVNGILDRLARDLGRL, encoded by the coding sequence ATGGCGATCCGGCCTGAGACGCGCACCCGTGCCCTCGCGCTCCAGCTGCTCTACGCGTGGGACCAGGTGGCGGAACCGGCGGCCGATCCGCGCCCCGTGTGGGCGCGGGTGCTGCCGCTGGTGAAGGCGTCGCCGGCGGTCCGGGACCGGGCCGTCGGCCTCGCGGAGGCGGTGGTGGGCGCGCGGGCGCGGCTGGACCCCGCGCTGGAGCGCGCCGCCGACCGCTGGCGGCTCGAGCGGGTCGCGGTGGTGGACCGGAACCTGCTGCGCCTCGCGGCCCTCGAGCTGGAAACCCGGGTCACCCCGCCCAAGGTGGTGATCGACGAGGCGGTGCGGCTGGCGCGGTGGTTCGGCGGGCCCAAGTCGCCCGGCTTCGTGAACGGCATCCTCGACCGGCTGGCCCGCGACCTGGGCCGGCTGTGA
- the ribH gene encoding 6,7-dimethyl-8-ribityllumazine synthase, with product MGAAGQASASRAAPSRIALVASRYNENVTRRLLAGAEQCLREHGIAPDQVDLRWVAGAWELPVMARGLLERGCYRALVALGAVIRGETAHFEIIAAESARGLMSLSVQYGVPVGFGVLTCENLEQALERSGGTAGNKGHEATAAALEAAAALPHDGDPA from the coding sequence ATGGGCGCCGCGGGCCAGGCGTCGGCGTCCCGCGCCGCTCCCTCGCGGATCGCGCTGGTGGCGAGCCGCTACAACGAGAACGTCACGCGCCGGCTGCTGGCGGGGGCGGAGCAGTGCCTGCGCGAGCACGGCATCGCGCCGGACCAGGTGGACCTGCGGTGGGTGGCCGGCGCCTGGGAGCTGCCGGTGATGGCGCGCGGTCTGCTGGAGCGGGGCTGCTACCGGGCGCTGGTCGCGCTCGGGGCGGTGATCCGCGGCGAGACCGCGCACTTCGAGATCATCGCCGCCGAGTCCGCGCGCGGCCTGATGAGCCTCTCCGTCCAATACGGCGTGCCGGTGGGCTTCGGCGTCCTGACCTGCGAGAACCTGGAGCAGGCGCTCGAGCGTTCCGGCGGCACCGCGGGCAACAAGGGGCACGAGGCCACGGCGGCGGCGCTGGAGGCCGCGGCGGCGCTGCCGCACGATGGCGATCCGGCCTGA
- a CDS encoding bifunctional 3,4-dihydroxy-2-butanone-4-phosphate synthase/GTP cyclohydrolase II, which yields MTFGTVEQAIADIRAGRLVVVADDEGRENEGDLVAAAEKITPDLINFMTVHGRGLICLTLTGERCEALGLQQMVEHNTEAHETAFTVSVDAGARFGVTTGISAADRATTIRVAIDPVTVPGDLRRPGHVFPLRSRPGGVLQRVGQTESSVDLARLAGLIPAGVLCEILNADGTMSRRPELERFAAEHGLTFITVAQIVAHRLQNERLVHRVAEARLPTPYGEFRVIGYRNDVDSAEHVALVYGDVRARPEALVRIHSKCLTGDVFGSARCDCGWQLQTAMRMIAEAGAGVVVYLDQEGRGIGLLNKLKAYELQDAGQDTVEANERLGFLPDLRNYGIGAQILLDLGVKAIRILTNNPMKLVGIEGYGLSIVERLPIIPPRTEENAGYLDVKRDKLGHLLAH from the coding sequence ATGACATTCGGGACGGTGGAGCAGGCGATCGCCGACATCCGCGCCGGCCGGCTGGTCGTGGTGGCGGACGACGAGGGCCGGGAGAACGAAGGCGACCTGGTCGCGGCGGCGGAGAAGATCACGCCCGACCTGATCAACTTCATGACCGTGCACGGGCGGGGCCTGATCTGCCTCACGCTGACCGGCGAGCGGTGCGAGGCGCTGGGCCTGCAGCAGATGGTCGAGCACAACACCGAGGCGCACGAGACGGCGTTCACTGTCAGCGTGGACGCGGGGGCGCGCTTCGGGGTCACGACCGGGATCAGCGCCGCCGACCGCGCCACGACCATCCGCGTCGCGATCGACCCGGTGACGGTGCCGGGCGACCTCAGGCGGCCCGGGCACGTCTTCCCGCTCCGCTCCCGGCCCGGCGGGGTGCTGCAGCGGGTGGGGCAGACCGAGTCGAGCGTGGACCTGGCGCGCCTGGCCGGCCTCATCCCGGCCGGGGTGCTGTGCGAGATCCTCAACGCCGACGGCACGATGTCGCGGCGGCCGGAGCTGGAGCGGTTCGCCGCCGAGCACGGACTCACGTTCATCACCGTGGCGCAGATCGTCGCCCACCGGCTCCAGAACGAGCGGCTGGTGCACCGGGTGGCCGAGGCGCGGCTGCCCACGCCGTATGGCGAGTTCCGGGTCATCGGCTATCGCAACGACGTCGACAGCGCGGAGCACGTCGCGCTGGTCTACGGCGACGTGCGCGCGCGGCCCGAGGCGCTGGTGCGCATCCACTCCAAGTGCCTGACCGGGGACGTGTTCGGCTCGGCGCGCTGCGACTGCGGCTGGCAGCTGCAGACGGCGATGAGGATGATCGCCGAGGCCGGCGCCGGGGTGGTGGTCTACCTGGACCAGGAGGGGCGCGGCATCGGGCTCCTCAACAAGCTCAAGGCGTACGAGCTGCAGGACGCGGGGCAGGACACGGTGGAGGCCAACGAGCGGCTCGGCTTCCTGCCCGACCTCCGCAACTACGGCATCGGCGCCCAGATCCTGCTCGACCTGGGGGTGAAGGCGATCCGCATCCTCACGAACAACCCGATGAAGCTGGTGGGCATCGAGGGCTACGGCCTGTCCATCGTCGAGCGGCTCCCGATCATTCCGCCGCGCACCGAGGAGAACGCCGGGTACCTCGACGTCAAGCGCGACAAGCTCGGCCACCTGCTGGCGCACTGA
- a CDS encoding riboflavin synthase, translated as MFTGIVTAMGTVRRVRRTARGLEVRIEHPYRRKLAIGESIAVDGTCLTVVALGRRTFTVEAVTMTRSRTTLGEYAAGRPVNLERSLKLGDLLGGHLVSGHVDGVGTVVRRRPLADSVLLDIRVPRLVADLSVLHGSIAVDGISMTVNALPRRGVVQISVIPHTLEVTTLGRARVRTRVHLEADLIGKFVQHLLAPHRAARRRRRS; from the coding sequence ATGTTCACCGGCATCGTGACGGCGATGGGGACGGTGCGCCGCGTCCGCCGCACCGCGCGCGGGCTCGAGGTCCGGATCGAGCACCCGTACCGCCGCAAGCTCGCCATCGGCGAGAGCATCGCCGTGGACGGCACCTGCCTGACGGTGGTCGCGCTCGGCCGGCGGACGTTCACGGTCGAGGCGGTGACGATGACCCGCAGCCGCACCACCCTCGGCGAGTACGCGGCCGGGCGCCCGGTGAACCTCGAACGGTCGCTGAAGCTGGGCGACCTGCTGGGCGGGCACCTGGTCTCCGGCCATGTGGACGGCGTCGGGACCGTGGTGCGGCGCCGGCCGCTCGCCGACTCGGTGCTGCTCGACATCCGGGTGCCGCGCCTGGTGGCGGACCTCTCGGTGCTCCACGGCTCGATCGCGGTGGACGGCATCAGCATGACCGTGAACGCCCTGCCCAGGCGCGGCGTGGTGCAGATCTCGGTCATTCCGCACACGCTGGAAGTCACCACCCTGGGTAGAGCCCGGGTCCGGACGCGGGTACATTTGGAGGCTGACCTGATCGGGAAGTTCGTGCAGCACCTCCTGGCGCCGCACCGGGCCGCCCGGAGGAGGAGGCGGAGCTAG